A DNA window from Paenibacillus sp. HWE-109 contains the following coding sequences:
- a CDS encoding DUF6973 domain-containing protein, translating to MYTDPTGHDKFKEISFAIRRPYAALKIGVANPGKGKTDITNVSIRFSTNDLGFQENDAREGSQVNAFRHALWQTMITKELGRTIAVEAGFVHEEDGFAISGKTDFSNATFTTLSKADESIDLLNNKIGRYLGEKANSSRKEMSISVLDYYHNTGLWVVQQQSDGTYKIIQEKLSDEQYVTAKARLEQLDDDGFCEEDR from the coding sequence ATGTATACTGACCCGACAGGACACGATAAGTTTAAAGAAATTTCATTTGCAATAAGACGTCCATATGCTGCCTTGAAAATTGGAGTGGCGAATCCTGGAAAAGGAAAAACAGATATTACCAACGTATCAATAAGATTTTCTACTAATGACCTCGGTTTTCAGGAGAATGATGCACGAGAAGGTTCACAAGTCAATGCGTTCAGACATGCTTTGTGGCAAACAATGATAACTAAAGAATTAGGAAGAACGATAGCAGTTGAAGCCGGGTTTGTGCATGAAGAAGATGGATTTGCAATCAGCGGAAAAACAGATTTTAGCAACGCCACATTCACGACGTTATCTAAAGCCGATGAGTCAATTGATTTGTTGAATAACAAAATCGGCAGATATTTGGGGGAGAAGGCGAATAGTTCAAGAAAGGAAATGTCAATTTCAGTTTTGGATTATTACCACAATACTGGGCTTTGGGTTGTACAGCAACAGTCCGATGGAACATATAAAATTATTCAAGAAAAGCTATCAGACGAGCAATATGTTACAGCAAAAGCTAGGCTAGAACAGCTAGATGATGATGGCTTTTGTGAGGAGGATAGGTAA